A window from Malassezia japonica chromosome 1, complete sequence encodes these proteins:
- a CDS encoding 4-nitrophenylphosphatase (EggNog:ENOG503NUE7; COG:I; COG:P) translates to MVPTTAPNGAYTFLKEKEELATLVDKYDNFLFDCDGVLWSGTEALPGVVSVLQKLRKLGKRVLFVTNNASKSRRLLLERFESLGIQASQDEVFSSAYASALYLKDVLNFPTDRKVFVIGMGGLEEELDAVGVQHVGGTDGSDIAIQGTDFSPLLAEGVLDHSVGAVLCGIDTQLTYVKMAKAFKYITRPNATDDVQAGQTGGGCHFLCTNDDTTFPTKEGPWPGAGSVWAGIRDASKRTPTVIGKPNQPMIDTIFASRHFDKSRTVMVGDRLNTDIAFGRNGGVDTLLVLTGISTEADVQASDAPAVPTYIIQGLGALDVLSP, encoded by the exons ATGGTCCCTACGACAGCGCCGAACGGCGCCTATACGTTCCTcaaggagaaggaggaactcgcgacgctcgtcgacaaGTACGACAACTTTCTGTTTG ActgcgacggcgtgctctGGTCGGGCACGGAAGCGCTGCCGGGCGTCGTGTCGGTCCTGCAAAAGTTGCGCAAGCTGGGCAAGCGCGTCTTGTTTGTGACTAACAATGCGAGCAAGAGCCGCaggctgctgctcgagcgcttcgaGTCTCTAGGCATCCAGGCGTCGCAGGACGAGGTGTTCTCGTCGgcgtacgcctcggcgctctACCTCAAAGACGTGCTCAACTTCCCGACCGACCGCAAGGTGTTTGTCATCGGCATGggcggcctcgaggaggagctcgacgcggtgggCGTGCAGCACGTTGGCGGAACG GATGGGAGCGACATTGCGATCCAGGGCACCGACTtctcgccgctgctcgccgaagGCGTGCTGGACCacagcgtcggcgcggtgctgtGCGGCATCGACACGCAGCTCACATATGTCAAGATGGCCAAGGCGTTCAAGTACATTACGCGCCCGAACGCGACCGACGACGTCCAGGCCGGCCAGACTGGAGGCGGGTGCCACTTTCTGTGCACGAACGACGACACGACCTTTCCTACGAAAGAGGGGCCCTGgccgggcgcaggctcggTCTGGGCGGGTATTCGCGACGCATcgaagcgcacgccgacagTCATCGGCAAGCCAAACCAGCCGATGATCGACACCATCTTTGCCAGCCGGCACTTTGACAAGTCGCGCACCGTCAtggtcggcgaccgcctcAATACCGACATTGCATTTGGCCGCAacggcggcgtcgacacgctgctCGTCCTCACCGGTATCTcgaccgaggccgacgtccaggccagcgacgcgccagcCGTGCCGACCTACATCATCcagggcctcggcgcgctggacgTACTCTCGCCGTAG
- a CDS encoding uncharacterized protein (TransMembrane:3 (i69-89o95-117i129-148o); EggNog:ENOG503P2UX), which yields MTSAGRARPHESIPLGHDTAQPISHQDTFGIDVLAPAFALPTANGQHALSREEVLKGLANRFVHSTTYLYLYATMAFLSLMTVVMSLLWTCPGPAFYLLELVVNLVLVAEVGVRFLAFGKHFWKSTFNIVDLCLVALCLLTLVVLSFGHGCSPYSQRSGRGEELIDSLLLIARNVIQCTRLLSVIRRSGYNVASRVTAIDLSDAQGYNLDLDLDLEEEGTLARQRMRDGGNERTHGMGWTPHTHAAETQPHDTIIAVDDEAEL from the coding sequence ATGACGTCggcaggccgcgcacgcccgcaCGAAAGCATTCCGCTGGGCCACGACACCGCCCAGCCCATCTCTCACCAGGACACGTTTGGGATCGACGTGCTTGCGCCTGCGTTTGCACTGCCGACCGCCAATGGCCAACATGCGCTGTCGCGCGAAGAAGTGCTCAAGGGCCTGGCCAACCGCTTCGTGCACTCGACGACCTACCTCTACCTCTATGCGACAATGGCCTTTCTCTCGCTCATGACCGTGGTCATGTCCCTGCTATGGACGTGCCCGGGGCCGGCTTTCTActtgctcgagctcgtcgtgaACCTCGTgctggtcgccgaggtcggTGTGCGCTTCCTCGCGTTTGGCAAGCACTTTTGGAAGTCGACGTTCAACATTGTCGACCtgtgcctcgtcgcgctttGCCTCCTCACGCTCGTCGTTCTCTCGTTCGGGCACGGGTGCTCGCCGTACTCGCAGCGCAGCGGGCGGGGCGAGGAGCTGATCGACAGTTTGCTGCTCATTGCGCGCAACGTCATCCAGTGCACGCGTCTCTTGAGCGTGATCCGCCGCTCGGGCTACAATGTCGCGAGCCGCGTCACGGCGATCGACCTGAGCGACGCACAGGGATACaacctcgacctcgacctcgacctcgaggaggagggcacgctcgcgcgccagcgcatgcgcgacggcggcaaCGAGCGCACACACGGCATGGGCTGGACGCCTCatacgcacgccgccgagacgcagccTCATGATACCATTATCGCCGTagacgacgaggccgaaTTGTAG
- the HRR25 gene encoding non-specific serine/threonine protein kinase (COG:T; EggNog:ENOG503NUPD): MDLRVGGNGEEVAIKLESVKAKHPQLEYEAKVYKTLAGGVGVPFVRWYGQECDYNAMVIDLLGPSLEDLFNFCNRRFSLKTVLLLADQMISRVEYIHSRNFIHRDIKPDNFLMGIGKRGNQVNVIDFGLAKKYRDPKTHLHIPYRENKNLTGTARYTSINTHLGVEQSRRDDLESLGYVLMYFLRGSLPWQGLKAATKKQKYERIMEKKMMTSTETLCRGFPTEMAIYLNCCRSLRFDDRPDYSYLRKLFRDLFVREGYQYDYVYDWSIQPRERVEHPSAGLPPPGQAQGAQDAQGAKQAATQQLPRRKVLPAEYAEPSASRAAQPGASAAEYARAPVPAAVIGSERMAAPESPVVASGSAALATNSPGRTYLQQQPRMDEAGWH; encoded by the exons ATGGATCTGCGAGTCGGCGGCAA CGGCGAAGAGGTCGCGATTAAGCTCGAGTCTGTCAAGGCGAAGCACCCCCAGCTGGAGTATGAGGCGAAAGTGTACAAGACGCTTGCCGGTGGCGTCGGTGTGCCGTTTGTGAGGTGGTATGGACAGGAGTGCGACTATAACGCGATGGTCATTGACCTGCTGGGTccgtcgctcgaggacctgTTCAACTTCTGCAACCGCCGCTTCTCGCTCAAGACAGTTCTTCTGCTTGCTGACCAGATGATTTCGCGTGTGGAATACATCCACTCGCGCAACTTTATCCACCGTGACATCAAGCCCGACAACTTCTTGATGGGCATTGGAAAGCGGGGCAACCAGGTGAATGTGATCGACTTTGGTCTGGCGAAAAAGTACCGCGACCCCAAGACGCACCTTCACATCCCCTATCGCGAGAACAAAAACCTTACAGGCACGGCACGCTACACCTCGATCAATACGCACTTGGGTGTGGAACAGAGCCGTcgcgacgacctcgagtcgctcggctATGTGCTCATGTACTTTTTGCGGGGATCGCTCCCGTGGCAGGGCTTGAAAGCCGCGACGAAGAAGCAGAAGTACGAGCGCATCATGGAAAAGAAGATGATGACGTCCACCGAGACACTCTGCCGCGGCTTCCCCACCGAGATGGCCATATACCTCAACTGCTGCCGTTCGCTTCGGTTCGACGATCGGCCTGACTACAGCTACCTGCGCAAACTCTTCCGCGATCTGTTTGTGCGCGAGGGATACCAGTACGACTACGTGTACGACTGGAGCATCCAGCCCCGggaacgcgtcgagcaccccTCGGCGggcctgccgccgcccggccaggcgcaaggcgcgcaggacgccCAGGGCGCCAAGCAGGCAGCTACGCAgcagctgccgcggcgcaaggtgcTCCCCGCCGAGTACGCCGAGCCatctgcgtcgcgcgcggcgcagcccgGCGCGAGTGCGGCCGAGTACGCAcgggcgccggtgccggcggcTGTGATTGGATCGGAGCGTATGgccgcgcccgagtcgcctgtcgtcgcgagcggctcggcggctcTTGCGACCAACAGCCCAGGGCGTACCTacctgcagcagcagccgcgTATGGACGAGGCTGGCTGGCACTAG
- the CTR2 gene encoding copper transpport protein (COG:P; EggNog:ENOG503P7A9; TransMembrane:1 (o57-75i)), translating to MEHGGEGHSMPMPGHEGHHMPEHDGTGNPCIMSMTWNSNTRDVCIITPAWHIRSSQGFVASLLVIFGVSVLYEYLKWVVRCLDVAIVRLEAASASPYARSRREGEADTDGEAAAASLLRPRPTNARRLIPLTYADLVANDAEEDAPVTTKRSRPAPSALRLLYVFYLTQSRVDADADALA from the coding sequence ATGGAGCACGGTGGAGAGGGCCATTCGATGCCCATGCCGGGGCACGAAGGGCACCATATGCCCGAGCATGACGGCACAGGCAACCCCTGCATCATGAGCATGACGTGGAACTCGAACACACGCGATGTGTGCATCATTACGCCCGCGTGGCACATCCGGTCGAGCCAAGGATtcgtcgcgtcgctcctcgTGATCTTTGGCGTGAGTGTCCTGTACGAGTACCTGAAGTGGGTGGTGCGGTGCCTGGACGTGGCGATTGTgcgtctcgaggcggcgagcgcgtcgccatATGCACGGTCAAggcgcgagggcgaggccgacacggacggcgaggcggccgccgcgtcgctcctgCGCCCCCGTCCGACCAACGCGCGTCGCCTGATTCCCCTGACGTACGCGGACCTCGTTGCGAACGATGCCGAAGAAGATGCGCCTGTGACGACCAAGCGGAGCAGGCCCGCGCCAAGTGCACTGCGGCTCCTGTACGTATTCTATCTAACCCAGTCCCGTGTCGATGcagacgccgacgcgcttgcatag
- the DCD1 gene encoding dCMP deaminase (EggNog:ENOG503NVNV; COG:F; SECRETED:SignalP(1-17)) translates to MLLALVGLVCSGKSSVAEYLVERHGFTQVTLGSRAPQGAGLHFTSADVMLQHVTAHWQTNYVTLDLDTSELISMFEKRPFFLLVGIDAPIMQRWARAKARALGPVDLEAFVANDDRILYGTGEGQDTTSSEDDDPDTSLASDVSNLSLLQQNGVLVSASVPSSSSALAALLSRSQLRITNTFTHITQLYEHLDSLALPSMHRLRPTWDTYFVSLCSLASLRSNCMKRRVGAVIVRKNRVLSTGYNGTPRGLTNCNEGGCARCNESAPCGSNLDECLCLHAEENALLELGRDRGGAEGTIIYCNTCPCLRCAVKIVQTGVMEVVYQLEYSMDGRSAQIFAEAGVKFRKYNPPF, encoded by the exons AtgctgcttgcgctcgtAGGCCTGGTGTGCTCCGGCAAGTCGTCGGTGGCCGAGTACCTCGTAGAGCGGCATGGGTTCACGCAGGTGACGCTTGGCTCTCGTGCGCCCCAGGGTGCGGGCCTTCATTTCACGTCCGCCGACGTGATGCTGCAGCACGTCACCGCACACTGGCAGACCAACTATGTGACACTCGATTTGGATACCTCGGAGCTGATCAGCATGTTTGAGAAGCGCCCCTTTTTCCTGCTGGTGGGCATCGATGCACCGATCATGCAGCGGTGGGCGCGTGCCAAGGCGCG TGCGCTCGGCCCGGTGGACCTCGAAGCTTTTGTCGCGAACGACGACCGGATTCTGTACGGAACGGGCGAGGGCCAAGATACCACATCGTCAGAAGACGACGATCCCGACacctcgctcgcctcggacgTGTCGAACCtctcgctgctgcagcagaATGGCGTGCTGGTCTCGGCGTCGGTcccgtcgagctcgtctgcgctcgccgcgctcctctcgCGCAGCCAGCTGCGGATCACGAACACGTTTACCCATATTACGCAGCTGtacgagcacctcgactcgctcgcgctcccGTCGATGCACAGGCTGCGCCCGACGTGGGACACCTACTTTGTGTCGCTGTGCTCGCTtgcctcgctgcgctccaaCTGCATGAAGCGCCGTGTGGGTGCGGTGATCGTGCGCAAAAACCGCGTGCTCTCGACCGGCTACAATGGCACGCCGCGTGGGCTGACCAACTGCAACGAaggcggctgcgcgcgtTGCAACgagagcgcgccgtgtGGCAGCAACCTGGACGAGTGCCTGTgcctgcacgccgaggaAAACGCGTTGCTGGAACTGGGCCGCGACCGGGGCGGTGCCGAGGGAACGATTATTTACTGCAAcac CTGTCCGTGCCTGCGGTGTGCCGTCAAGATTGTACAGACGGGTGTGATGGAGGTCGTGTACCAGCTCGAGTACAGCATGGAcggacgcagcgcgcagatctttgccgaggcgggcgtCAAGTTCCGCAAGTACAATCCGCCGTTTTAG
- a CDS encoding uncharacterized protein (EggNog:ENOG503NUY9; COG:U; TransMembrane:13 (i52-78o90-108i120-139o145-165i177-198o210-228i249-268o280-300i321-340o360-378i385-407o419-437i520-542o)): MPADERTPLLEGTQLAGAAAPRILAESDLHDHPRDEEFDASHEPPSLPFRTVALACTALWMVTFICSLDTTVVAMLLGPISASFYSSEKASWIGSTYLLSVCATSSLYGRLCDIIGGKRALTISISFFTLGTFWCGRAMSMNEFLAARTLAGIGGGGLSTVGSVIMSHMVPLHQRGVYQGLTNVMWGMGIAVGGPVGGILNDTIGWRGTFYIQLPLLVIAFVALNYLLPQDEPTYDSDATSPWGRLKDIDFYGLGIVTLVPLSLLYVLDLISVKDVAFSDWRVVAGVTVSFVALVAFYFVERYVSRVPLISFDVLALRSAWASLVSNLFVAAATFAYNYNFPLYFQTVAQMPPSTIGVRMIPASFTLSIGSLVAGIYMKQTLKYYWYNAWCIIMVVLAVSRTLFYYVDPPTVSPFVYNAFISFGGAGMLTCTLLALINSVEKHSIGVSTGMSYFFRTSGQVYGVAFSGGILQMTLVHELRQRIVGPEAEELIAKIRHESTAIATLPEPFRAAAIEAYAGALHNVFVFVFVGFVGAMVFSLLLENKPLPVPEKPRDEERT, from the coding sequence ATGCCAGCCGACGAGCGTACGCCGCTCCTAGAAGGgacgcagctcgctggtgccgcggcgccccgCATCCTTGCTGAGTCCGATCTTCACGACCACCCGCGCGACGAAGAGTTCGATGCGAGCCACGAGCCCCCATCGCTGCCGTTCCGCACCGTGGCGCTGGCGTGCACGGCGCTGTGGATGGTGACGTTTATCTGTAGTCTCGATACGACGGTCGTCGCGATGCTCCTCGGCCCGATCTCGGCGTCGTTCTACTCGTCAGAGAAGGCGTCGTGGATCGGGTCGACGTACCTGCTGAGCGTGTGCGccacctcgtcgctgtACGGCCGCCTGTGTGACATTATCGgcggcaagcgcgcgcTGACCATCTCGATTTCCTTTTtcacgctcggcacgttCTGGTGTGGGCGGGCTATGTCCATGAACGAGTtcctcgctgcgcgcacgctcgccggtatcggcggcggcggcctcaGCACGGTCGGCAGCGTGATTATGAGTCACATGGTGCCGCTGcaccagcgcggcgtgtaCCAGGGCCTGACGAACGTGATGTGGGGTATGGGCATTGCCGTCGGTGGCCCTGTCGGCGGCATCCTCAATGATACCATCGGCTGGCGCGGCACGTTTTACATCCAGCTGCCGCTGCTTGTCATCGCCTTTGTCGCGCTCAACTACCTGCTGCCGCAGGACGAGCCTACGTacgactcggacgcgaCCTCGCCGTGGGGCCGCCTGAAGGATATTGACTTTTACGGGCTTGGCATCGTGACGCTCGTTCCCCTGTCGCTACTCTACGTGCTCGACCTGATCAGTGTCAAGGACGTGGCCTTTTCCGACTGGCGCGTCGTGGCCGGCGTCACGGTGTCGTTTGTCGCGCTGGTGGCCTTTTACTTTGTGGAGCGCTACGtgtcgcgcgtgccgctcaTTTCGTTCGATGTGCTGGCGCTGCGGTCGGCGTGGGCGTCGCTCGTGTCGAACCTGTTtgtggccgcggcgacgttTGCGTACAACTACAACTTCCCCCTCTACTTCCAGACTGTCGCACAGATGCCCCCGTCGACCATCGGTGTGCGCATGATTCCCGCGAGCTTTACGCTGAGCATCGGCAGCCTGGTCGCCGGAATCTACATGAAGCAGACGCTCAAGTACTACTGGTACAATGCGTGGTGCATAATCATGGTCGTCCTGGCGGTGAGCCGCACGCTGTTCTACTACGTCGACCCCCCCACCGTATCGCCATTTGTGTACAATGCCTTTATCTCGTTCGGCGGTGCCGGCATGCTCACCTGCACGCTCCTGGCACTGATCAATTCGGTGGAGAAGCATTCGATTGGCGTGTCGACCGGCATGAGCTACTTTTTCCGTACGTCGGGCCAGGTATATGGCGTCGCGTTTAGCGGCGGCATTTTGCAAATGAcgctcgtgcacgagctgcgccagcgcatcgtcggccCCGAGGCGGAGGAGCTCATTGCCAAGATCCGGCACGAGTCGACGGcgatcgcgacgctccCCGAGCCCTtccgtgcggcggcgatcgaggcgtacgcgggcgcgctgcacaatGTTTTTGTCTTTGTCTTTGTCGGGTTCGTTGGCGCGATGGTCTTTAGCCTCCTGCTCGAAAACAAGCCGCTGCCTGTCCCGGAAAAGCCGCGGGACGAGGAGCGTACGTAG
- a CDS encoding uncharacterized protein (TransMembrane:8 (i208-226o246-267i279-298o304-324i345-365o371-388i395-417o429-454i); EggNog:ENOG503P3QH) produces MNIQARSEALRLSEQRKRIDQEIEAQWSVLTSRNVTLTSPLVDTEGFPIAGLDIAAVRTARNQIHVLTNDRQKIDAELKKLLECALAGNGAQRGSAGPTHTVPTPAPDAPPEPPVVATRPVAVRSVAPESPAATAGLAAGDVVLAFADLDPLTSVRLGDLPPHVRDGAPVPVRVARVLPDGRKVDLVLTLTPSSAWGGRGLLGGWLKACNILSYLFFTSSNLYAALGGDSTRFGHPIQTYLTPAQWLFGIWPVINTLFLGLLVYQFFPRGSKVVIEQLGWRFPALFFLNSLYTTLYSLQGSRVLNLLAFLVLCIVAGFVSYLYGSLRTGPEPETWADRFLVHLPISLYHGFVVVIFFVAAFAVAGVDAHEHKAGILTKLLVFVTLFFMESTAAGYVFYGNGDIAGATVISLGLLAIYQEQTSSRFIHWSALYVFVLIYSVFFVISFIAVLRAIAAAFQVQREGLYTAQSTDEEAAPLVR; encoded by the exons ATGAATATTCAGGCACGGTCGgaagcgctgcgcctctcggagcagcgcaagcgcatcgACCAGGAGATT GAGGCACAATGGAGCGTGCTTACGTCGCGCAACGTCACGCTCACGTCGCCACTCGTCGATACCGAGGGGTTTCCCATCGCCGGACTCGACAttgcggcggtgcgcacggcgcgcaaCCAGATCCATGTGCTCACGAACGATCGGCAAAAGATTGACGCAGAGCTAAAGAAACTGCTCGAGTGCGCACTTGCAGGGAATGGCGCACAAAGAGGCTCGGCAGGGCCGACACACACCGTCCCCACACCTGCGccagacgcgccgccggagcCGCCGGTCGtagcgacgcgccccgtCGCGGTGCGGTCCGTGGCGCCCGAGAGTCCCGCGGCTACCGCAGGCCTTGCTGCCGGCGACGTTGTGCTGGCGTTTGCCGACCTCGACCCCTTGACGTctgtgcgcctcggcgaccttccgccgcacgtccgcgacggagcgccggtgccggtgcgcgtcgcgcgtgtcCTTCCCGACGGACGCAAGGTCGACCTTGTCCTGACTCTCACGCCGTCGTCCGCGTGGGGCGGCCGGGGCCTGCTTGG cGGCTGGCTAAAAGCCTGCAATATCCTTAGCTACCTCTTCTTTACCTCGTCGAACCTCTATGCCGCGCTGGGTGGCGATAGCACGCGCTTCGGGCACCCCATCCAGACCTACCTGACCCCTGCGCAGTGGCTCTTTGGGATCTGGCCCGTGATCAATACACTGTTCCTGGGCCTGCTCGTCTACCAGTTCTTCCCTCGCGGGAGCAAAGTGGTgatcgagcagctcggctGGCGCTTTCCTGCGCTGTTCTTTTTAAACTCGCTGTACACGACACTCTACTCGCTGCAAGGCTCGCGCGTGCTGAACCTGCTTGCGTTCCTCGTGCTGTGCATTGTCGCGGGCTTTGTCTCGTACTTGTACGGCTCTCTGCGCACCGGACCCGAGCCCGAGACGTGGGCTGACCGGTTCCTCGTGCACCTGCCCATCTCGCTCTACCACGGCTTTGTGGTGGTGATCTTTTTCGTGGCCGCGTTTGCGGTGGcgggcgtcgacgcgcacgagcacAAGGCGGGCATCCTGACCAAGCTGCTCGTCTTTGTGACGCTCTTCTTTATGGAGAGCACCGCCGCGGGCTACGTGTTCTACGGCAACGGCGACATTGCCGGCGCCACCGTCATCTCGCTCGGCCTGTTGGCGATCTACCAGGAGCAgaccagctcgcgcttcaTCCACTGGTCGGCCTTGTACGTGTTTGTGCTAATATACAGTGTCTTTTTCGTCATCTCGTTCATCGCCGTGCTCCGtgcgatcgccgccgcgttccaggtgcagcgcgagggGCTGTACACCGCCCAGagcaccgacgaggaggcggctCCGCTTGTGCGCTAA
- a CDS encoding uncharacterized protein (EggNog:ENOG503P2PU; COG:S): MALRNYVQRRNHKERSQPENRKRLGLLEKHKDYVERARAHHIKRDKLKRLREKAANKNADEFYTGMIGKKTQQGVRVDSRGNEALPNDVVALLKTQDAGYLRKQLVSERKRYTALVEQIAPRVPGMRAEWLERKPEFVTTLRRAELLGDVATSAPAQKPKTRLNSFGKKTLWVDDVDALKSTAKAHRAKDEAAPVTPAEKTGERQLGILIRELATRQRRMDALGEAAQKLETVRALMSTRGSHAVPKKQVRELKDAVSKNGARITPHGLVIDADEDDAPQSTQTKKQYKWSNERKK, encoded by the exons ATGGCGCTCCGAAACTATGTGCAGCGGCGGAACCACAAGGAGCGCAGCCAGCCGGAAAACCGCAAGCGGCTGGGCCTCCTGGAGAAGCACAAGGATTATGTagagcgtgcgcgtgcgcaccatATCAAGCGCGACAAGCTCAAGCGCCTGCGTGAAAAGGCCGCCAACAAGAACGCCGATGAGTTCTACACCGGCATGATTGGCAAAAAGACGCAGCAGGGTGTGCGCGTCGACTCGCGCGGAaacgaggcgctgccgaACGATGTCGTGGCTTTGCTCAAGACGCAGGACGCGGGATacctgcgcaagcagctcgtgTCGGAACGCAAGCGCtacacggcgctcgtcgagcagattgcgccgcgcgtgcccgGCATGCGTGCGGAatggctcgagcgcaagccCGAGTTTGtcacgacgctgcgccgcgctgagctgctgggcgacgtcgcGACTTCGGCCCCGGCTCAAAAGCCCAAAACGCGGCTGAACAGCTTTGGGAAAAAGACCCTGTGGGTCGACGATGTGGATGCCT TGAAATCGACCGCCAAGGCCCATCGCGCCAAAGACGAGGCTGCGCCAGTGACGCCTGCCGAAAAGACCGGTGAGCGCCAGCTCGGCATTCtgatccgcgagctcgccacCCGCCAGCGCCGGATGGACGCCCTGGGCGAGGCCGCACAGAAGCTCGAgacggtgcgtgcgctgatgagcacgcgcggctcgcacgccgtgccgaAGAAGCAAGTGCGTGAACTAAAGGACGCCGTATCCAAGAATGGTGCGCGTATTACACCGCATGGACTGGTCATCGATGCGGATGAGGACGATGCGCCCCAGTCTACCCAGACTAAGAAACAGTACAAGTGGTCGAACGAGCGGAAGAAGTGA